The Vallitalea okinawensis genome window below encodes:
- the rsmH gene encoding 16S rRNA (cytosine(1402)-N(4))-methyltransferase RsmH: MNNQEPKHQRRVRYKGTHPRTFKEKYKELQPEKYADTVAKVIQKGSTPAGMHISICVKEILEFLQIRPGQIGLDATLGYGGHTLEMLKCLDSKGHLYSLDVDPIELQRTKERLGKLGYGPEILTIKQLNFSNIDQVISQSGPLNFVLADLGVSSMQIDNPERGFSFKTEGPLDLRLNPHKGISAAERLKTISQDELQGMLIENADEPHAEVIARAIISKIKKGTTISTTIQLRQIVKEALKFIPEKKRDDEVKKACQRCFQALRIDVNNEFEVLYEFLEKLPDTLAEGGRVAILSFHSGEDRLVKKSFKRLYREGVYKEIAPNFIRPSLEECKINSRARCAKLRWAIKA, from the coding sequence ATGAATAATCAAGAGCCAAAACATCAACGACGTGTTCGATATAAAGGCACTCATCCTAGAACTTTTAAAGAAAAATATAAGGAGCTTCAACCTGAGAAATATGCTGATACTGTAGCAAAAGTAATTCAAAAAGGAAGTACACCTGCCGGTATGCATATTTCTATTTGTGTTAAGGAAATATTAGAATTCTTACAGATTAGGCCTGGACAAATCGGATTAGATGCAACACTAGGTTATGGTGGACATACTTTGGAGATGCTTAAATGTTTAGATTCAAAGGGGCACCTGTACTCACTGGATGTAGATCCTATAGAATTACAGCGTACCAAGGAGCGGTTAGGAAAACTAGGTTATGGTCCTGAGATTTTGACGATCAAGCAATTAAACTTTTCCAATATAGATCAAGTGATTTCCCAATCAGGACCATTGAATTTTGTATTGGCAGATCTAGGGGTATCATCCATGCAAATAGACAATCCAGAAAGAGGTTTTTCATTTAAGACTGAAGGACCACTTGACTTACGGTTGAATCCCCATAAAGGTATATCTGCTGCAGAACGTTTAAAAACTATTTCACAAGACGAATTGCAGGGTATGTTGATAGAAAACGCAGACGAGCCTCATGCAGAGGTGATTGCTCGTGCTATCATATCCAAAATCAAGAAGGGAACAACCATATCAACAACAATTCAACTTCGTCAAATAGTCAAAGAGGCTCTGAAATTTATACCTGAAAAAAAGCGGGATGATGAGGTCAAAAAAGCCTGCCAACGATGCTTTCAAGCATTACGAATTGATGTCAACAATGAATTTGAAGTGTTATATGAGTTTTTAGAAAAGCTTCCTGACACCCTTGCAGAGGGTGGGCGTGTTGCCATACTTTCATTTCATTCAGGAGAAGATCGTCTGGTCAAAAAATCATTTAAACGATTATATCGTGAAGGGGTTTACAAAGAAATAGCTCCCAATTTTATTCGACCATCCTTAGAAGAATGTAAAATAAATAGTCGCGCTCGCTGTGCTAAATTGCGTTGGGCTATAAAAGCTTAA
- a CDS encoding LacI family DNA-binding transcriptional regulator: protein MNKEKKLKKATMSDVAKRAGVTIGTVSHVINGTASISIKTKKRVQKAIKELHYIPNSMARGLRRSESKMIGLIVPDITNEYYSRIARSFTDLAYKEGYTVMLCSFQYDLSREQLELDVLVDKSVDAIVVIGGSDKDEKLLAEVKEIGIPIILGDRKSINNQYPVVEFDNRSMLKVVIKVLKEKGYTQIGFVTEKMDLTNLKDRYDGYIEGMKHNGLEIREEYMFIEEKLQLNKMKNGYDLMKDILTSRKNNRLPEVFITTSDLVAIGMIGALKSEGYNVPRDFGIVGFDDISMSAYSEPTLTTILQDPDKIGHATWDIVYQALKKEINYLPHLILKQELIIRNSI from the coding sequence ATGAATAAAGAAAAAAAGTTAAAGAAAGCAACTATGTCCGATGTGGCTAAAAGAGCTGGTGTGACAATAGGTACTGTTTCACATGTGATTAACGGTACAGCCTCCATCTCTATTAAAACAAAAAAAAGAGTACAGAAAGCTATAAAAGAGTTGCACTACATTCCTAACTCTATGGCAAGAGGTCTAAGGCGAAGTGAATCTAAAATGATAGGTCTAATTGTACCAGATATAACAAATGAGTATTACTCTCGAATAGCAAGAAGCTTTACAGATTTGGCATATAAAGAAGGCTATACAGTAATGCTTTGTAGCTTCCAGTATGATTTATCAAGAGAACAACTTGAACTTGACGTTTTGGTTGATAAGAGTGTAGATGCTATTGTAGTAATTGGTGGTAGTGATAAGGATGAAAAGCTATTAGCAGAAGTAAAAGAAATAGGTATACCCATTATTCTTGGTGATAGGAAATCTATAAATAATCAATATCCTGTAGTCGAGTTTGATAACAGGTCTATGCTCAAGGTAGTAATTAAAGTATTGAAAGAAAAAGGCTATACCCAGATAGGTTTTGTTACAGAAAAAATGGATTTAACAAACCTTAAAGATCGATATGATGGGTACATAGAAGGCATGAAACACAATGGTCTAGAAATTAGAGAAGAATATATGTTTATTGAAGAAAAACTGCAATTAAACAAGATGAAAAATGGTTATGATCTTATGAAGGACATTCTAACAAGTAGGAAAAACAATCGCTTACCCGAAGTATTTATTACAACCTCTGATTTGGTTGCTATAGGCATGATTGGTGCTTTGAAATCAGAGGGGTATAACGTTCCAAGGGATTTTGGCATTGTAGGATTTGATGATATTTCAATGTCAGCATATTCTGAACCTACTCTTACTACAATATTACAAGACCCAGATAAAATAGGTCATGCAACATGGGATATAGTGTATCAGGCACTAAAGAAAGAAATTAATTATCTACCACATCTTATACTCAAACAAGAGCTAATTATTAGAAACTCCATCTAA
- a CDS encoding CGGC domain-containing protein, producing MKVGLLRCKNTEDMCPGSTCFTVFDYKMFEFDKYDEEIKVLGVNNCGGCPGKKAVPRAVEMIKRGVDTIVFASCISKGTPIGFPCPYFKKMKEAIVNKVGEEIRIIEYTHF from the coding sequence ATGAAAGTAGGATTATTAAGATGTAAGAACACTGAAGATATGTGTCCAGGATCGACCTGTTTCACAGTATTCGACTATAAAATGTTTGAATTTGATAAATATGATGAAGAAATCAAAGTTTTGGGTGTAAATAACTGCGGTGGTTGTCCAGGAAAAAAAGCTGTCCCAAGAGCAGTTGAAATGATTAAAAGGGGTGTTGATACTATTGTTTTTGCTTCATGCATCTCAAAAGGAACTCCCATTGGTTTTCCCTGTCCTTATTTTAAGAAAATGAAAGAAGCTATAGTCAATAAAGTTGGTGAAGAAATAAGAATAATTGAATATACACATTTTTAA
- a CDS encoding MutS-related protein — translation MNPKEQYIKDRDRYKKQLEQLNNQLNFYSNLRLLIIVIGIILSIWFYSQHSYLYLFNTLIITLVVFLGLVAIHHRIHTLETKTSALYQLNDCGVKHIDGQWSQSEENGEEYIDDSHSYSWDLDIFGKHSLFQWINHTNTLMGKEKLRDALINPVKSIDVISKRQKAVIELISIMEWVHEFRATGIINKNLKQDYKKLLRWCKEVNSLYSTAVLKFLVRLLPIISLSMLTFAYFTPISYSYGVILIAIQVIITIINFRTRHEIVASMSQYRQQIKVYEQMIKSIEKQQFQSLLLKSLQNQMIYQEKELASMQIKKLDGIMDMLSLRQMQFYVLFNIITIWDYHCVIALENWKNKYGKHLEKWLDSLGEFEALISLGTIAYEQSNWVMPTITKNHEIKAEEIGHPLINEKDRVCNHITFGESSTSLLITGSNMSGKSTFLRTIGINLVLAYAGGPVCATSFSCPILNIYTSMRVKDDIDNKVSSFYAELLRIKNIIKAIDKGEKVFYLLDEIFKGTNSRDRHIGAKTLIKKLSNEQTLGLVSTHDLELADLAFEPHSRIKNFHFQEYYKDNKIYFDYKLYKGVSDTFNAVYLMKQIGIEI, via the coding sequence ATGAACCCAAAAGAACAATATATTAAAGATAGAGACAGATATAAAAAACAATTAGAACAACTGAATAATCAATTAAATTTCTATAGTAATTTAAGATTATTAATCATAGTAATAGGTATTATACTTTCTATTTGGTTCTATAGCCAACATTCCTATTTATACCTATTTAACACATTAATTATTACATTAGTGGTCTTTCTTGGACTAGTTGCTATACATCATCGTATTCATACACTAGAAACTAAAACATCAGCATTATATCAATTAAATGATTGTGGTGTTAAACATATTGATGGACAATGGAGTCAATCAGAGGAGAATGGAGAAGAATATATAGACGATAGCCATAGTTATTCTTGGGATTTAGATATTTTTGGTAAGCACTCATTGTTTCAATGGATCAATCATACCAATACTCTGATGGGAAAAGAAAAATTGAGAGATGCTTTAATTAATCCAGTTAAAAGTATTGACGTCATAAGTAAACGTCAAAAGGCTGTAATAGAGCTTATTTCAATTATGGAGTGGGTACATGAGTTTAGAGCTACAGGAATAATTAATAAAAATCTAAAACAAGATTATAAAAAACTTCTAAGATGGTGTAAAGAAGTCAATTCCCTTTATTCAACAGCGGTACTAAAATTTCTTGTGAGATTGTTGCCAATCATTTCATTGAGTATGCTAACATTCGCTTACTTCACACCCATTTCCTATAGTTATGGGGTTATTTTAATAGCTATTCAAGTTATTATAACTATTATTAATTTTAGAACAAGGCATGAAATAGTAGCTTCGATGAGTCAATATCGTCAGCAAATAAAAGTTTATGAGCAAATGATCAAAAGTATAGAAAAACAACAATTTCAATCCCTGTTACTGAAATCATTACAGAATCAGATGATTTATCAGGAAAAAGAACTTGCTTCAATGCAAATAAAAAAGCTGGATGGCATTATGGATATGCTAAGTCTAAGGCAAATGCAGTTTTATGTCCTATTTAATATCATAACTATATGGGATTATCATTGCGTTATTGCACTAGAAAATTGGAAAAACAAATACGGGAAACATCTTGAAAAATGGCTAGATTCCTTAGGTGAATTTGAGGCATTAATTAGCTTAGGAACCATTGCCTATGAACAATCTAATTGGGTAATGCCAACCATTACAAAAAATCATGAAATTAAGGCAGAGGAAATAGGACATCCTCTGATTAATGAGAAGGATAGAGTATGCAATCATATCACTTTTGGAGAGAGCTCTACCTCTCTATTAATAACAGGCTCTAATATGTCAGGAAAGAGTACATTTCTTCGAACGATAGGTATTAATCTAGTTCTTGCTTATGCAGGAGGACCAGTTTGTGCTACGTCTTTTAGCTGCCCAATATTGAATATTTATACATCTATGAGGGTGAAAGATGACATTGATAATAAAGTATCCTCATTCTACGCAGAGTTATTAAGGATAAAAAATATAATTAAAGCAATTGATAAAGGAGAAAAAGTTTTTTATTTGTTAGATGAGATATTTAAAGGAACGAATTCCAGAGATAGACATATAGGTGCTAAGACATTGATCAAAAAACTATCCAATGAACAAACATTAGGATTAGTTTCAACACATGATTTAGAATTAGCAGATTTAGCATTTGAGCCTCATTCAAGAATTAAAAATTTTCATTTTCAAGAGTATTATAAGGATAATAAAATCTACTTTGACTATAAATTATATAAAGGGGTTTCAGATACATTTAATGCAGTCTATTTGATGAAACAAATAGGTATAGAGATATAA
- a CDS encoding L,D-transpeptidase family protein, producing the protein MNFRLINGLFTILLCVLLIRLLVIDMNGLVAVDSKKTENPYYIHVDLDLTTMYVFKDGEVHKTYPVCGGKYSTPSPLGTWTIISKANWGEGFGGSWMGFNVPWGKYGIHGTDEPWTVGSNASKGCIRMYNDDAKELRSYIPHGTKVSIAMGEGYFGYGYKTLKPGARGSDVFAVQLQLKELGYYHGHPDGIYGDGLKAAVTKFKKSNNLGSNPWITSAVYEAMGFFPFE; encoded by the coding sequence ATGAATTTTAGATTAATTAATGGATTGTTTACTATCCTCTTATGTGTATTATTAATTCGATTACTTGTCATTGATATGAATGGCTTAGTTGCAGTTGATTCTAAGAAAACAGAAAATCCTTATTATATACATGTTGACTTAGATTTAACCACTATGTATGTTTTTAAAGATGGGGAAGTACATAAGACCTATCCTGTATGTGGTGGTAAGTATTCCACACCTTCACCACTCGGTACTTGGACTATCATTTCTAAGGCTAATTGGGGGGAAGGTTTCGGTGGCTCATGGATGGGGTTTAACGTACCTTGGGGAAAATATGGCATACATGGTACTGATGAACCTTGGACCGTTGGTTCGAATGCTTCAAAGGGATGTATCAGGATGTACAATGACGATGCGAAAGAACTCCGCAGTTATATACCTCACGGAACAAAAGTCTCTATCGCCATGGGGGAAGGATACTTTGGATATGGCTATAAGACCCTAAAACCTGGCGCTAGAGGCTCTGATGTTTTCGCAGTTCAATTACAACTAAAAGAATTGGGATATTATCATGGCCATCCTGATGGCATTTATGGTGACGGATTAAAGGCTGCTGTGACTAAATTCAAGAAGAGTAATAACCTTGGATCAAATCCTTGGATTACCAGCGCTGTTTATGAAGCTATGGGATTTTTCCCTTTTGAGTAG